GTTTGGTGTTGAGCCATGACCATATTAAATGTCGCAGAGGCGTGAAGGGctcgaatggcctactcttgctcctatttcctGTTTCTATAGGGATCTCAACAATAACAATGTATGTGCTGTATGCAGACGTGCATGACCACATCAGTGTAATTGCCAGGGAGCTACTGAGGTAGAAAGGTATGAAACTGTATTGAGATAAGCAAATTAACTTCATATTTGCAGTACCAAAGAAAGAGGAGAGAATAAGAGGCTAAATCCTTGTGAACTGATTTCTGGAATTTTCATTAAAGGTTCAGACTTACTGGATTGAAGTGGAACAGAGGAAAAAGTTTTAAGAGAGCTgtgttagtgaggaggattgttaaATAAAACAAATGATGTGTAAAGCTAATTTCTCACTGATTTATTTGTTTATGGTTAACACTTAAACACTATGAGCCGTGATGAAATTGTTAGAGGTCTTGCCTGCGGGTCACGGGGTTTTCAGTTCAAAGTCCAACTGTCGGGTGAGAATAAAAATAAAACCTGTAGCCTCCGAGCACTCAGCAAGGTCTATATTGTCAGATGTCTTGTTTTTTGCATAAGATGCTAAACAGAAGCCCATCTGCCTGCTTGGTGGTTGTAAAAATTCCTATGACCCTGTTCAAAGAGAATAGTGGTgtgctggtcaatatttatccctggATCAAATCACAAAAGAAGATCATCATGTCATCAGTTTATGGGAACTGGCTTGCTTCTTCGTTACCTGCATTACAACTATGACTACAACTTTGAAAGTTCTAGATTGTTTGattgtaaagtgctttgagatgtcCAGTGATAATGAAGCACCATGTATATCCACAAACTTTCTCTGTTCAATGCTGGATGATGATGTTTAATGGCTCCTTCCAGGTATTGCTTCGATCTTCTTCAAACTCACAGGGAAAAAGAACAGTTTGAAAAGAAATCTACTTAAATAAGAGCACATTGGTCACACTGCATGTACACTTTGAAGTGCACAAGATAAATCAAGCCAAGAAGTCTCATTCACCAGTAATTTTTCCCCTTCTGGGCCTCCACCATCATCATCCTGATGTCCAAAATACTGACCTGTGAGCTTACAGTCAGAGCAAATTACTGTAAAATCTTCATGCTTTGTTCCTCTCCAAAGGCCTTcagtgtgtgccccctctcaaggTTTTGGCCATCTTTCCTGGAATACCTTGTTGAAATTCCTCCGGTCAGGTTTCTACTCCTGCCACAGCATGTCCAATTGGTTGGCCACAGGACCACATCTGAACTACATGTGACTTTGGAGCCAAaccaatgtgattgattcttaagtgccctctgggcatttagggatgggcaataaatgctgcatggccagtgatgtcctcatagagtcatagagatatacaagcatggaaacagaccatttggtcaactcatctatgccaagcagatatcccaaactaatctagttccacttgccagcaaccagcccatatccctccaaacccttcctattcatgtacccatccagatgccttttaaatgttgcaattgtaccagcctccaccacatcctctggcagctcattccatatgtgtaccaccctctgtgtgaaaaagttgtcccttagttttcttttatacctttcccctctcatcctaaacctatgccctctagttctggactctcccaccccagggaaaatgactttgtctatttacccaatccatgcccttcatgattttataaacctctattaggtcacccctcagcctccgacactccagggaaaacagccccagcctaatcaacctctccctatagctcaaatctgccaacccaggcaacatccttgtaaatttttcctgaaccctttcaagtttcacaacatccttccgataggaaggagaccagaattgccgcaatattccaacagtggcctaaccatgtactgtacagctgcaatatgacttcccaactccagtactcaacactctgcccaataaaggaaagcatacaaaacaccttcttcactatcctgagaacctgcacttcaaggtctctttgttcagcaacattccctagaaccttaccattaagtgtataagtcctgctaaggtttgctttcccatattgcaacacctcacatttatctgaattaaactccatctgccactcctcagcccattggcctacctgatcaagatcctgttataatctgaggtaaccaccttcgctgtccactatacctccaatttattcatcctgtgaatgaataaaaaaaggaaaTTGTTGCTTGTAAAACAGAGGTGAGCAATAGAAATGATTGGAAGGGTTAGGAGAAGGATTTTTAGAGATTTAATGAAGTTTTCAAGGTATGAAGGAACTTAACTGAGACAATGTGTTTAAAACCAAATATTTTATATGTGAGATAAATAAGTTGGTTAGTAAGACAGGAGCTTAAGTGGGATATTTTCACCCATAAAATACTTCGATAATGCAGTAGTTCACAAACACAACCTATTCCAACTTGtgaaacgtttcagggaacaGAGATGTATGCGccaaacaaccccaccgtcctgtggctgaccaattcaactcctcctcccactccaccaaggacatgcaagtcctgggctgtctctaccaccaaatccaagccatctgatgactggaggaagaacgcctcatcatctgtTTTGGGgcccttcaaccacacagcatcaatgttgacttcactagtttccttatctcccctccctcacctcatcccaggtccaaccctccaactcgacaccggtctcttgaactatcctacctgtccatctttcttcccacctatctgctctgcCCTACCCtggacctatcactatcacccccccCATCTGAATCTACCAATTGCCTTCTCAGTTAccttcctcccccatccccaccctcctgtttatctctcagcacccccttctcctccccctaCCACATGCCTCATGAAGTGCTTATGACTGAAATGCCGActctactgctcctcagatgctgcctgacctgttgtgctttcccagcgccacaTGTTTCGACTTTGATccccagcatcggcagtcctcgcCTCCTCCTACATTTATGTAGTGCACTGTCTAACCATCTAAATTAGACAGAAATTGGCATAGAGCCAAGAAGTAATTACTTGTAGTGGTGGTTAAAAGAGTTTGAATCTCAATAGTTGAGTGGAAGTGGAGAGGTTTTGGGAAGTAATTCTGTTCTCGGTGCGCTATCACtaataatgggttgaagggaAGAGGAAATACACAAGCACCAACTGTGTTGAAGGAAATTAGATTAAGTGGTtgggtgctggagaaacttgaaGATTGTTAGAAACCGCCATTGAAATGGGCAGTACAAAAAAGCTTGGGCCTCTTTAGAAATATTTCGATGGGAAGAGCATTGAAAGACTTTGTGAAAAGGTGAAGCAGTTAACAAAATGTTTGAGTTAGTTTTTTGGTGTTTCTAAAAATGTTTGATTTGTAATTGTTTTTGTAATTGTAAATGGTTTCCAACTCCCACAAGAAATGGGTCACTCAGGTTACTAGAAGGTGCTGATATATTTTGTGGGCCTCTTTGAATTGACAAATGACCTGATATCGGAGCAATTAAATTTAATTATTTAAATTATAGTAGACTGCTTTCTGCGCTACAAAAAAATCTCACCCTAAAAATTCCCGATAAAATTATTTTTTAAGGGAGAATTTGTGTAATCGTTTTAATCAATTCTTCTTTATCATGCTTCTGCTGTAAATGTTTTGCCTTTTTAAAGGTATCTATGATTTCTTCTGCTGAACCCAAACTAAACTTCTCTCCTTCACTTGCCAAATGTGTCCCTAGGTATCCATCTATTtatcaacatacacacacacaccacctgggAGGTAGGAGAGCTGCTGTGATGAATAAAGACTTGTGCATCCATTCCTGGCCTGGTTCATACTATCTTGACAGTGAGAAACGATGGGTTTATGGCAAACTATCGCTCACACCGGGCCAATTGGCATTTACATCTGACAAGGAAGGGCTTACGCTGACCAGCTTCAAGCTCTCTGCCATCACCAGCATCAAGAAGGAGGCATCCAGCTTCATATTCAGCTCACTCACCGTGCTGGTAAATGGCAACGAGAAGCACTGGTTCAGTTCGCTACAGCCCAATCGGACAGTGGTATTTAACGTCATCGAGCACTTCTGGCAAGCACAGTTGCTTTCATCCGATGGGGTGGAAGTAGAGGCCAGCCCTGATCGCACATCCAAGGGGAAACAGCTTATTCACTTGGCTTCCAGCTCTCACCAACGCTTGGAAGACACAGCCAAAGTACTGCATCATCAGGGAGAGCAGTTTGATCGCATCATGAAAGGGCTGGACAAGATAGAGTCAGACATGGATGTGGCAAACAGGTATTGGAGCCATGTGGGTCTTATTTATGAGTTTTAAAAGGGAGGCAGCAAACTCCAGGAAAGGTGAGCTAAGAAAGCAGTGCAATATCCACTGTGACATACATGACATAAAAGGGAACAGTTTTGTCCCACATGCTAATGTATAGAGTATATGTCTCTGCATCTGCTCCCACAAGCATACAAACTGTACTATGCCAggtaagagaaaaaaaagttgCTTACCCATTTTCCAAATTATGTCCCAGAATAAAATCTTCTCCCGGGTTACTTCCAACTAACAATAATTTTGTTTTTTAACATATTTCGGCCATTATCAATCTGCTTAGCTATTCTTCCCTTCCAGCTTTGATTATGCTTTCCCACTCTGGCCACTCCCCAGGTATGGTCTTCATTTAGCTCCCTCATACTCCAGTCTGTACCCCTTGTACTTTGCTGCTTCACAGTTGGTTGATTTTATCCATTGGATCTAACTTGTCCACATCCAGAACCATCCGACATCTTCCTCCTTTGCTAAAACGCATTCATATTCCAGGTTCCTCTTGGTTATGTTTGTTATCCATATCTATCTCTTAGATGAACAAAGGGTTGGAGGAAACTATGGGTTCATTCATTCTGCCCCTTTCTGTTGTTCATCGCAAATGGAAACCCTGCAATCTTGGAGGAATAAAAACAGACTAAAATCTCAGTTTAATTGGGGGGACAAATAGGTGGACAGTTCTTTTTTCAACTATTGAGGCGTTCAGGACTGTGACCTTGATGGACATTACCAGATTCCTATGAGTTATACCTTCTGATCTCCATCCAGCAAGAAGCAATTCTGATTCCCCAAGTTCAGCTATTCAATGTACACCACACAAGGTCTATTTGttaatttattcattcacaggctaTGGGTCTTGTTAAATAGTGGCTGTTACCTTTAATTGGCCATTGAATTGAGTGGCTTCCTGGGCAGTTACAGAGGACATTTAAGAATCAAATGTAAGCCAGACTAGgtgagggtggcagatttccaGAATGTAGTGATATATTTTATCTGACAATAGTTTCATGACACTGTCGCTGACAAAGGCTTTACATTCCAGAttccttttattgaattcaaatgctcCCAACTATGGAGGTGGGGTTTTAGCTTCAGTCTCTGGATTACGAGTCTAGTAACATCACCATTATCCCATTCTCACCCTTACAACATAAATATACTATTTTCTAGGAGGGAAATAATATTTTGTGTCAGATTTGCAGGCATCTGCAGTATTTCATTCACCAAACATTAACTATGTTCAGGCCTTGTATAACCTAAGATTGTGGCCATTATTCCCCCCAGCCCCTTAACTGTTTTTTCCTTACTTCTGAAATGCACAATCTCTTTGAAAATTCTGTGTCACTTCAGTTTGGATCCTATGAATTTCCCAGTCCTTGTGCTTCACTGCTGTCACCTGGACCTTCACCTGATTGGGCATACATTCTTGATTTCCTTCTcaccttttctttccttccccttcccaatctctctagaatcgtagaatccctacagtttggaagcaggccatttgacccatcaaatccacaccgcccCAACGAGCATCCCGCtcatcctatctctgtaactctgcatttcccatgtctaatgCACCCAGCCTCCTCATCCCTGGATACTTTGGGCAAtttttggcatggccaatccacctaacttgcacatagtcatagagatgtatagcatggaaacagacccttcagtccaacccgtccatgctgaccagtttcccaacccaatccagtcccacctgccagcacccggcccatatccctccaaacccttcctattcgtatacccatccaaatgcctattaactgttgcaattgtaccagcctccaccacttcatctggcagctcattccatacacttaacagcctctgtgtgaaaaggttgcccttaggtctcttttatatcttttccctctcaccctaaacgtatgccctctaattcctgactccagggaaaagactttgcctatttaccctatccatgcccctcataatttgtaaacctctataaggtgacacctctgtgagaggaaaccggagcacccatagGAAACCCACTCAGTCAGGGGGagtatgtacaaactccacaccgacagttgcctgaggtgctgtcaggtagcagggctgaccactgagccaccgtgccaccctaaaacCAGCCTTTTCGGTTAAACTTTCAGTCGGCCTCCTCATATCTCCTCTACTTGTTCAGTGTCAACATTGTTCGGTTTTCCTCCTCGGAAAACTGCCCAAATTGTTTCAATCTGATGCTATATTGATCCAGTTATTGTCTGGTACCGAACAGATTGTGATTTCTTTTGTGTTGACTCCTGCAATTTCACAGTGCACATTAGAATTAAAAAGAAACTGTTTACTGCACATCAATATGTGTGCAACCTAGTATGTGAACAGAGGAATGATGTTTATATTGGAATGGAAGAGCTGGGTGCCAGAGGTAGAAGGTTCAAATTTGCATTCCTAGATAAAATCCTTGAGGGTGGGTTGAATACTTTCACTAGTTGGCTGATGTTTGCAGCCAATAAACAAAATTGCTTTTCCATTGAGAATGCATTTTTATGTTTTCATTTGCCTGTGAACCTTTTGGGACAATGAGATTCTGAAGCAGTAACCTATGCATGAAGAAAGCTGGGTCTAGATGTAATAGAAATTCCCCAGTGATAGAATATCATCAGGGATCCTGGAATAGCAGCTGTACAATTTCAAAACAGCCCCTTGTTTGTGCTCTTTCATATACTTTATGTATTGCAAAACTTACAAATGAATGGAAGTCAAGATTGTGCATTTCATTTTATTCCACTATACTTCATTTAATTTTAATATTTCATGTCTTTAATGATTTGTATAACTTTCTATTTGCACATATTGGCCTTGAGCTAATTATATCACATTTAAGGGCTGGTTCACACTTTGCTTATAGACCTCTAAATGTTTTCAGTCCTCTGGCCACACTTCATGTATAAACTCAGATTCTGAGAGCATGCTTTTCATAGACTTTGGAAAACTTTGTGGCGTGATGAAAATGGTGGCTAAGATATAGCTTCAGGATTTATATTTCTCTGGGTTTCTTATTTTCACCAGTTTAAGGGTGCAAGCTAGTTTAGATTGCAATCCCACACCTTGCACTCCCAATCTCGCTGGCTCAGTAGCAGGGGAAAGACAGCTCCTTGTCCTCTATAGTTTTCATGGAGTCAGGCCAGCGTTTAAAGGATTTGTGACTCATGGCACCTTGGAGATTGTGAACCATAGTTGGCCTGAGAGAAAAGTATGTGTGAATGTTACATCCTTGCCCTCTATGTCCCCAACCAACCCCTAGAGCTATTCCATTTCCATTCAACAACTATACACTTTATATAGCAACTATGGACCCCATAGAGACAataggattagattccctacagtatgtaaacaggcccttcgacccaacaggtccacaccaaccctccgaagagcatcctacccagacccgttcccctacatttacacctgacactgtcaatttagcatggccaattcacctgacctgcacatctttggattgtgggaggaaaccggagcacccagaggaaacccacgcagacacagggagaatgtgcaaactccacacagacagtcacccgaagctggaattgaacctgggtccctggtgctgtgaagcagcagtgctaaacactgagccaccatgccaccccatgttCTTGAATAGAGCATGTTGGTCTTCCAGAGGGTGAAAATGTGGAGTTAATAGAAGATATTAAAGAGATGACATGTACTGAATAAGTCTGTCTTCATTATAGAGCAAAGTCCAACTTTGGCACTGgtccccagatgttagtaagaagTAAGCAGGTTTGACAGGGCTGACTTTGCTGTGATccatctggttttgtttcttcctctcactTTGAAGTTTGTTTTGTATGATTGagctgtttcagagaccatttaAGAATTGCTGACAttactgtaggtctggagtcacacaaagGCCCCAaaacagatggatttttacaacaattatGATTGTTTCACAGTTGCCATTAGATTTGCTTTTAATTCCATATTTAATAACtgatttcaaatttcaccatcttctTTGGGATTTGAACCCGTTACCCTAAACATTAGCCTGGTCTTCTGGGTTAGAATagtgctggataagcacagcagttcaggcagtatccgaggagcaggaaaatcgatgtttcgggcaaaagctttcatcaggaagggcctcattcctgattaagggatttagcccaaaatgtcgattttcctgctccttggatgctgcttgaactgctgtgcttacccagcaccactctaatcttgactctgatctccagcatctgcagtactcacttgcACCTGATCTTCTGGATTACCAGTCCAATGTATTATGATCTCAGACTACACTGCCAAATTTGTTAGAATCTGGCTTAGATCAGTAACATTTTTTTTGAAACATACACAAAGTATCATATCTTCAGGTACTAACTATAAAACTAAAACCACTCAAGGACTAAAAGATTTCATGGTTTTCAACACTAAACAATAAACTTTACTCGTTAAAAAGTTAAAACAGTAATATAGTATGCATTCTAACATCCAACGTTAACCTGAAGTCAATATAGTTTACAGACACACTGTGATTAAACTCCACGAAGTACATCATGTTGCAAATGTGGATCAGACACATCCCATGGATTTCTCAGGAaccttcaacctctcccctccccttcagaTGTTAGGATAGTGTGGGTCACCAAATATTATTGAAATTTTACAAGAGATTCTTGTCCTTCTCTTTTTGCAGACTTAGCTTTGGAAATTCCTCAAAAGCCAGTCTGTTGTGGACTGCCTCAATAACCACTTATGCTCTGGTAGTTCATTTTCCTGAGTCTGTGCTCTTCTAAATTCTGGGCTCCAGAACTGCACTCCACTTAATCACAGGTACAACTCTGGCTTTTCACAGACTGTGAGTTTCACCAAGCCTGTACTTAGTTTTTCCCTCATCTTTAAATTTACTCTGCTATACCAATCAAATTCTGCTTGTGAGCTTTTCAACTCCTACTTTCAGCTGCACTGAAATATTAATTTCTCCACACAAGGCCATTATGGTTTATGAATTTCTATTGAATACTAACTGTATAGAGGAGTCCAACTGACCCTTGGACCTCTGTCTTAGCCCCAACAATACAGAGCCAGTGGCTTTTGAAACACACTTTTCTGCACAGACCCTGTTTTTGGCTCTGTCTGTAACTATTGCTGTTCAGTGAACATTCAGCTGTTTTCAGTGAACTACTGAAATCTTGTAACAAGCCCATCCCTATGGCTGTGCAAAACTGAATATTGCAACCATCAAAGGAACTCAAATGTAACTAAGAGAAGACCAAGTTTTCTGAATGTTACAATTTTCACAGATACTGCTTATACAGAAACTAATGATTTCAAAAATGGATTTCATAACAGGTGATATCAACACGCCAACAGCTGCGGTTATCAACATGTATTTACTATGCATTATCTTTGCTGAGTCCAGATATTCGTTAAGGCATTGAAACTGCTTTATCCCAGAGAGGACATTGTTTTCATTATAACTCTGGCATCTGATCCATTGTGAATTTCATGATGTTTATTTACACAAGGTAAAGTGGTTTCAGGTGCTTATATCCTGTTATAGATACTTTAAAGGATCAGGATGATTGACACTTTTATTGGACTTTGGTAATAGATACGTTTAACACATCCTGTTGTCCCTATAAGGTTCATTTGTTTCAAACAGAGTGTATAGTGATTGAAGCGGGTTGACTAGgccagttggctggacagctgatttgcaatgcagagtgataccaacacagaatatagaacagtacagcacaagaataggtcctttggcccaccatgtctgagCTAACCATGATGTTATTCTAAACTAATTCTGTCTGTCTGCATGTGGTCCAAATATCTGTACTGCCTGCCTATTTGTGAACCTGTTGAAATGCATTATAAACTTTGCTGTTGTATTTGCTTCTAATGCCTACCTGACAGTGTTCCGGGCatctactaccctctgtgtaaaaacaactTGCCTGACACATTTCTTTtaaactttccctctctcactttaaacAATGGCCCTTAGTACCTGGCAT
The Chiloscyllium punctatum isolate Juve2018m chromosome 5, sChiPun1.3, whole genome shotgun sequence DNA segment above includes these coding regions:
- the snap47 gene encoding synaptosomal-associated protein 47 isoform X4, which encodes MGRALKDFVKRYPSIYQHTHTHHLGGRRAAVMNKDLCIHSWPGSYYLDSEKRWVYGKLSLTPGQLAFTSDKEGLTLTSFKLSAITSIKKEASSFIFSSLTVLVNGNEKHWFSSLQPNRTVVFNVIEHFWQAQLLSSDGVEVEASPDRTSKGKQLIHLASSSHQRLEDTAKVLHHQGEQFDRIMKGLDKIESDMDVANRLLTELESPPWWPFSSRLRKAQQETKSQQELPRSASKAFGKEGLILKVPVLYSQGQDPNLKQGTLAVLCSGLEICDSSDQLVHKFRREEVDDVKVQSPYEMVVRQRFIGKPDISFTLQSAKMTDVVSIVEIQYSKKVQFKDDLLGLFRPEDSPVSDNVGMGGSIWNAGH